The following proteins are encoded in a genomic region of Streptomyces sp. NBC_01723:
- a CDS encoding SMI1/KNR4 family protein: MTDTKAFDWRRFLLMWSAEWADGMADDEGRGEDDQEARRAGWLGSPPASEERVTAVEKRLGRRMPPSYREFLKVSDGWRHAGGFVWRLAGTADARWHDDESGLAVMFEEYLDADSEDEEWREAGLWRRGLQLDVESDAMYVLMDPEDVDEDGEWAVYTWAGWQAAPPVRHANFLEFMRDMHREFHSLRALPGDGAPAFVNDTTRRLDAQVEGARTAALRGDWEGAGRALEEAKGYGRPRAGGLGDQIRRLLSDTSPVNFEDLVTDSRYAPDLLPPLIAEFARHSYRDDSTLRFQLRGADDELVSRAHATLARVRDRTYRYAPGGPFGEAVERARELARWGDTDGAWRTLRSALPLWEPLGPDHLAPLGWIADPFLGPLLTPERGRELLSTPRGGQAGDAPRPTADLDPAGLAWLAEPSPGGGRASYRFVLVEGVEPEELPGRLADEDGAVLGEPLTRSEARGRSRGEGGKYPSYEDRAVMAVGRAGAGWSFAFDHDPGPFSPQYFVSPAAAASAGTRAVVVGCGLRDRHGEPFFHLSVAQDGAEQYAVTYAEGQVRSDGEPPRALDPSRFLDGTEPRPEAERLLLEAVAQEFGARLPRRAIDDGRLHTVTTRSWTRAPRDGETYRVVEICMGREPRGEQADPGR; encoded by the coding sequence ATGACGGACACGAAGGCCTTCGACTGGCGGCGTTTCCTCCTCATGTGGAGCGCGGAGTGGGCGGACGGCATGGCGGACGACGAGGGGCGGGGAGAGGACGACCAGGAGGCCCGGCGGGCGGGTTGGCTGGGGTCCCCGCCCGCGTCCGAGGAGCGCGTCACGGCCGTGGAGAAGCGCCTCGGCCGGCGGATGCCCCCGTCGTACCGGGAGTTCCTCAAGGTCAGCGACGGGTGGCGGCACGCCGGCGGATTCGTGTGGCGACTGGCGGGGACCGCTGACGCGCGCTGGCACGACGACGAGTCCGGACTCGCGGTCATGTTCGAGGAGTACCTGGACGCGGACTCGGAGGACGAGGAGTGGCGCGAGGCCGGCCTGTGGCGGCGAGGGCTTCAGCTCGACGTGGAGTCCGACGCCATGTACGTCCTCATGGATCCCGAGGACGTGGACGAGGACGGTGAGTGGGCGGTGTACACCTGGGCGGGCTGGCAGGCGGCGCCACCGGTGCGGCACGCCAACTTCCTCGAGTTCATGCGGGACATGCACCGCGAGTTCCACAGCCTGCGCGCTCTCCCGGGGGACGGGGCCCCGGCGTTCGTCAACGACACGACACGCAGGCTGGACGCCCAGGTGGAGGGGGCCCGAACGGCGGCACTGCGCGGCGACTGGGAGGGGGCCGGGCGGGCACTGGAGGAGGCCAAGGGATACGGCAGACCGCGGGCGGGCGGGCTGGGCGACCAGATACGGCGCCTGCTGAGTGACACCTCGCCGGTGAACTTCGAGGACCTGGTGACGGACTCGCGGTACGCGCCCGACCTGCTACCGCCGTTGATCGCCGAGTTCGCGCGGCACTCGTACCGGGACGACTCCACGCTGCGGTTCCAACTGCGGGGCGCCGACGACGAACTGGTGTCGCGGGCTCACGCGACTCTGGCACGAGTGAGGGACCGCACGTACCGGTACGCGCCCGGCGGACCCTTCGGGGAGGCGGTCGAGCGGGCCCGGGAGCTGGCGCGGTGGGGCGACACCGACGGGGCGTGGCGGACGCTGAGGAGCGCGCTGCCGCTGTGGGAGCCGCTGGGGCCGGATCATCTGGCGCCACTGGGGTGGATCGCCGACCCGTTCCTCGGGCCGCTGCTGACACCGGAGCGGGGGCGGGAACTGCTGTCCACGCCGCGGGGCGGGCAGGCCGGTGACGCGCCGCGGCCGACGGCCGATCTGGACCCGGCCGGCCTGGCCTGGCTGGCGGAGCCGAGTCCGGGGGGCGGGCGCGCCTCCTACCGGTTCGTCCTGGTGGAGGGTGTGGAGCCGGAGGAGTTACCCGGACGTCTCGCGGACGAGGACGGCGCCGTGCTGGGCGAACCCTTGACCCGGTCGGAGGCGCGCGGCAGGTCGCGGGGGGAGGGCGGGAAGTACCCGTCCTACGAGGACAGGGCGGTGATGGCGGTCGGCCGGGCCGGGGCCGGCTGGAGTTTTGCCTTCGACCACGACCCCGGGCCGTTCTCGCCGCAGTACTTCGTCTCTCCCGCCGCGGCTGCCAGTGCGGGCACGCGCGCTGTGGTGGTGGGGTGCGGCCTGCGGGACCGGCACGGGGAGCCGTTCTTCCACCTGTCGGTGGCCCAGGACGGTGCCGAGCAGTACGCGGTCACGTACGCGGAGGGGCAGGTCCGGTCCGACGGGGAGCCACCGCGTGCGCTGGACCCGAGCCGGTTCCTGGACGGCACGGAACCCCGTCCCGAGGCGGAACGGCTGCTGCTGGAAGCGGTGGCGCAGGAGTTCGGCGCGCGTCTGCCGCGCCGGGCGATCGACGACGGACGGCTGCACACGGTCACCACGCGCTCCTGGACGCGAGCGCCCCGGGACGGAGAGACGTACCGGGTCGTCGAGATCTGCATGGGACGCGAACCACGGGGAGAACAGGCAGACCCCGGACGGTGA
- a CDS encoding SAM-dependent methyltransferase, with amino-acid sequence MTGEISSIDSTRPSIARVYDYLLGGKDNYAVDREIGDVFKRDLPGSVAIAFANRAALVRAVGEIVATTEVRQFIDLGSGLPTADNVHQVAQRQDPQARVVYVDTDPQVLVHGRALLEENDLTRVVPVDVRDPEAVRSHPDIVELIDFDRPVAVMFSAILHHVNDEEDPAGIVRYWHDQVPAGSHFFVSHFRCGNNPETAEAEKVLQGTFGRGRWRTDDEIESLLDGLEILEPGIVPASLWRSGAAARELTVWERLIAAGMARKR; translated from the coding sequence ATGACGGGAGAGATTTCCTCCATCGACAGCACCAGGCCCAGTATCGCCCGCGTCTACGACTACCTGCTCGGCGGCAAGGACAACTACGCCGTGGACCGGGAGATCGGCGACGTGTTCAAGCGTGACCTTCCCGGTTCGGTGGCGATTGCCTTCGCCAACCGGGCCGCCTTGGTCCGGGCGGTGGGGGAGATCGTCGCGACCACGGAGGTGCGGCAGTTCATCGACCTGGGCAGTGGCCTTCCCACCGCGGACAACGTCCATCAGGTCGCCCAGCGACAGGACCCGCAGGCCCGGGTGGTGTACGTGGACACCGACCCCCAGGTGCTGGTCCACGGACGGGCGTTGCTGGAGGAGAACGACCTGACCCGGGTGGTCCCGGTCGATGTGCGCGACCCCGAAGCGGTGCGGAGCCACCCGGACATCGTGGAACTGATCGACTTCGACCGCCCCGTCGCCGTCATGTTCAGCGCCATCCTGCACCACGTCAACGACGAGGAGGATCCCGCCGGCATCGTCCGCTACTGGCACGACCAAGTGCCCGCGGGGAGCCACTTCTTCGTCAGCCACTTCCGATGCGGGAACAACCCGGAGACGGCGGAGGCCGAGAAGGTCCTCCAGGGGACGTTCGGCCGCGGCCGGTGGCGGACCGACGACGAGATCGAGTCCCTGCTGGACGGCTTGGAGATCCTCGAACCCGGAATCGTCCCGGCGTCCCTGTGGCGCTCCGGGGCCGCCGCGCGGGAACTCACCGTGTGGGAACGCCTCATCGCCGCCGGGATGGCCCGCAAGCGGTGA
- a CDS encoding family 2B encapsulin nanocompartment shell protein produces the protein MSAQDSATGLATPDHGPAASAENPPTSLGTRAARQLATTTKSEPQMRGISSRWLIRKLPWVDVRGGAYRVNRRLRLRVGRGRVQFEQNGADDVRVIPRTLTELPVLRGYADQEVLTELAGRFSVRQVRAGEALCEARRPVTEIYLVVHGRFTRLAVGRYGGEAVVGVVGDGEPVGDEAIGRPDPVWPASVRAQTAAVVLALPRDALREFTDRAPSLAAHLAAYAERQRLPTNRGGEADMPVQAGHSGEPTLSGGFVDYDLAPREYELSLTQTVLRVHTRVADLFGDPMDQTRQQLRLTIQEIRERQEWELVNNRDFGLLHNVDHGQRIGTHSGPPTPDDMDELLSMRRGTGLFLAHPKAIAAFFRQCNRRGLVPGSATVNGHHVPAWRGIPIFPCGKIPVSRSHTTSILALRTGEADQGVVGLYQTGIPEEYEPGLNVRYMGLSRNAVTNYLVTAYYSLAILVPDAAGLLENVQLGRVAD, from the coding sequence TTGTCCGCTCAGGACAGCGCCACAGGTCTGGCCACCCCGGACCACGGTCCCGCGGCATCCGCCGAGAACCCGCCCACCAGCCTCGGCACCCGTGCCGCGCGTCAGCTGGCGACGACCACCAAGTCCGAGCCCCAGATGCGGGGCATCTCCTCCCGGTGGCTGATCAGGAAGCTGCCGTGGGTGGACGTCAGGGGTGGGGCCTACCGGGTCAACCGCCGGCTGCGGTTGCGGGTCGGGCGGGGGCGGGTCCAGTTCGAGCAGAACGGCGCCGACGACGTCCGGGTGATTCCGCGGACCCTCACCGAGCTGCCCGTGCTGCGGGGCTACGCGGACCAGGAGGTCCTGACGGAGCTGGCCGGCCGCTTCTCGGTCCGCCAGGTGCGAGCGGGTGAAGCGCTGTGCGAGGCCCGTCGGCCGGTCACCGAGATCTACCTGGTCGTCCACGGCCGCTTCACCCGTCTCGCCGTGGGTCGGTACGGCGGGGAGGCGGTGGTCGGTGTCGTCGGCGACGGCGAACCGGTGGGGGACGAGGCGATCGGCCGGCCCGACCCGGTGTGGCCGGCGTCGGTGCGTGCCCAGACGGCGGCAGTGGTGCTGGCCCTGCCGCGGGACGCGCTGCGTGAGTTCACCGACCGGGCGCCCTCCCTGGCCGCGCACCTGGCGGCGTACGCGGAGCGGCAGCGGCTGCCGACGAACCGCGGGGGCGAGGCGGACATGCCGGTCCAGGCCGGTCACAGCGGTGAGCCCACGCTGTCCGGGGGCTTCGTCGACTACGACCTCGCCCCGCGCGAGTACGAGCTGTCCCTCACCCAGACGGTGCTCCGCGTGCACACCCGGGTCGCCGACCTCTTCGGCGATCCCATGGACCAGACGCGGCAGCAGCTGCGGCTGACCATCCAGGAGATCCGCGAGCGCCAGGAGTGGGAGCTGGTGAACAACCGGGACTTCGGGCTGCTGCACAACGTCGACCACGGACAGCGCATCGGCACGCACTCGGGACCGCCCACCCCCGACGACATGGACGAACTCCTCTCCATGCGCCGCGGGACGGGACTGTTCCTCGCCCATCCGAAGGCGATCGCCGCGTTCTTCCGGCAGTGCAACCGGCGCGGGCTGGTCCCGGGCTCCGCGACGGTGAACGGGCACCACGTCCCCGCCTGGCGGGGCATTCCGATCTTCCCGTGCGGCAAGATCCCCGTCTCCCGTTCCCACACCACCAGCATCCTCGCGCTGCGCACCGGCGAGGCCGACCAGGGCGTCGTCGGCCTCTACCAGACCGGCATCCCCGAGGAGTACGAACCCGGGCTGAACGTCCGGTACATGGGCCTCAGCCGGAACGCCGTCACCAACTACCTCGTGACCGCCTACTACTCGCTGGCCATCCTCGTACCCGACGCGGCCGGCCTCCTGGAGAACGTCCAACTCGGCCGGGTTGCCGACTGA
- a CDS encoding class I SAM-dependent methyltransferase: MDHDERPAHASSFGAAAVEYAAHRPDYAQAAVDWALAPAPGPRVLDLGTGTGKLTATLVALGAEVVAVEPDPAMLGELRRSLPDVRALRGSAEAIPLPDACVDAVLAGNAMHWFDMAVAGPEIARVLAPDGVLAGLWNLLDDRTDWVAELARIGGGAAVGPRDTPAAWRAEAAGMHLPEPPAAARFGSPEQAEFAHAQRRTADSLVATLATRAGLLVMPEPERAATLDRIRAFLAGATETARGEFTLPMLTGVLRVRRL; the protein is encoded by the coding sequence GTGGATCACGACGAACGACCCGCTCACGCCTCGTCGTTCGGGGCGGCGGCGGTCGAGTACGCCGCACACCGTCCGGACTACGCGCAGGCTGCGGTGGACTGGGCACTGGCGCCTGCCCCCGGCCCGCGCGTGCTCGACCTCGGCACCGGGACCGGCAAGCTGACCGCCACGCTCGTCGCCCTCGGTGCCGAGGTCGTCGCGGTCGAGCCCGACCCGGCGATGCTCGGTGAGTTGCGCCGCTCGCTGCCCGACGTGCGTGCCCTGCGGGGGAGCGCCGAGGCGATCCCGCTGCCGGACGCCTGCGTCGACGCCGTACTGGCCGGCAACGCCATGCACTGGTTCGACATGGCCGTCGCCGGACCCGAGATCGCCAGGGTCCTCGCACCCGACGGCGTCCTGGCCGGCCTCTGGAACCTCCTCGACGACCGGACCGATTGGGTTGCCGAACTCGCCCGGATCGGCGGCGGCGCGGCCGTCGGCCCACGTGACACGCCCGCCGCCTGGCGGGCCGAGGCGGCCGGCATGCACCTACCGGAGCCGCCGGCTGCCGCCCGCTTCGGCTCCCCGGAGCAGGCCGAGTTCGCTCATGCGCAGCGCCGCACCGCCGATTCCCTCGTCGCGACCCTCGCCACACGCGCGGGGCTGCTGGTCATGCCGGAACCGGAACGAGCGGCCACGCTGGACCGGATCCGCGCGTTCCTGGCCGGCGCGACGGAGACCGCCCGTGGCGAGTTCACCCTTCCGATGCTGACGGGCGTTCTCCGCGTCCGGCGACTGTGA
- a CDS encoding 2'-5' RNA ligase family protein, giving the protein MAQVGTTAVLAVLPDAEPLLESAARVDPRAVRPGVPAHAALLYPWLAADEVGEPELRRLRAALPAGRIPIRLAAVERTGGFVGIPVPELRGVATAVRTAFPAPAPYGGRFGPDPPVHVTVALDAGTEAAADIAARTAARLPIVTGIDALHVVALTPTGWQALGELPLTDEDSIGSYVKLT; this is encoded by the coding sequence ATGGCCCAGGTGGGGACGACAGCGGTGCTGGCCGTACTGCCGGACGCCGAACCGCTGCTCGAGTCGGCGGCCCGCGTGGACCCGAGGGCGGTGCGCCCGGGGGTGCCCGCGCATGCCGCGCTGCTCTACCCGTGGCTGGCAGCCGACGAGGTGGGGGAGCCGGAGCTGCGCAGACTGCGAGCCGCGCTGCCGGCCGGCCGGATCCCGATCAGGCTGGCCGCCGTCGAACGAACCGGTGGTTTCGTCGGGATCCCGGTCCCCGAGTTGCGCGGCGTGGCCACCGCGGTCCGCACCGCCTTTCCGGCACCGGCTCCCTACGGCGGCCGGTTCGGCCCCGATCCGCCGGTGCACGTCACCGTGGCGCTGGACGCGGGAACCGAGGCCGCCGCCGACATCGCCGCTCGCACGGCGGCCCGCCTCCCGATCGTCACCGGGATCGACGCCTTGCACGTGGTCGCCCTGACACCCACGGGCTGGCAGGCCCTGGGCGAGCTGCCGCTCACCGACGAGGATTCCATCGGTTCGTACGTTAAACTTACTTAG
- a CDS encoding PucR family transcriptional regulator, whose protein sequence is MTVQHPPAAFLDGFVQVLADAATTGRRLTREERATRRELGARAAASGLGWRVLVREHLAASRGAWPAAAAPDHVLSVVEQALDAFAEGYESAQRLVIRQEEAARREFIDDLLHGRGDSGHLAARAERFGLRLSRDHAVAVAEGPVPYDETDSVPRQVQDALFTHFESRRLLLTTKDGRMVCVAPGDQGDVLTRFAKQAHAATEGGQVALGRPRSGAVGIGHSYQEALNALDVAHRMGFDDPLLRAADLLVFPVLARDRPALVDLVRETLSPLEQARGGAQPLLDTLNKYFDAGCVAAETARRLSLSVRALTYRLERVHTLTGVDPTEPEQRYMLQTAVIGARLLDWPSRAL, encoded by the coding sequence ATGACCGTGCAACACCCGCCCGCGGCGTTCCTCGACGGCTTCGTGCAGGTCCTGGCCGACGCCGCCACCACCGGCCGCCGCCTCACTCGCGAGGAACGCGCCACCCGCCGCGAACTGGGCGCACGTGCCGCGGCCTCGGGACTCGGCTGGCGGGTCCTCGTCCGGGAACACCTCGCCGCCAGCCGCGGCGCGTGGCCCGCAGCGGCGGCGCCCGACCACGTGCTGTCCGTCGTCGAGCAGGCACTGGACGCCTTCGCCGAGGGCTACGAGAGCGCCCAGCGGCTGGTCATCCGCCAGGAGGAGGCGGCCCGGCGGGAGTTCATCGACGACCTGCTCCACGGGCGCGGCGACTCCGGCCATCTCGCCGCGCGGGCCGAACGGTTCGGACTGCGTCTGTCCCGCGACCACGCCGTCGCCGTGGCCGAGGGGCCGGTCCCCTACGACGAGACCGACTCCGTCCCCCGGCAGGTGCAGGACGCCCTGTTCACCCACTTCGAGAGCCGGCGTCTCCTGCTCACCACCAAGGACGGCCGGATGGTCTGCGTCGCCCCCGGCGACCAGGGGGACGTGCTGACCCGCTTCGCCAAACAGGCCCACGCCGCCACCGAAGGCGGCCAGGTGGCCCTCGGCCGCCCCCGCTCCGGCGCGGTGGGGATCGGGCACAGCTACCAGGAGGCGCTCAACGCCTTGGACGTCGCCCACCGGATGGGCTTCGACGACCCGCTCCTGCGCGCCGCCGACCTGCTGGTCTTCCCGGTCCTCGCCCGTGACCGGCCCGCCCTGGTCGACCTCGTGCGCGAGACGCTCAGCCCGCTGGAGCAGGCCCGCGGCGGCGCGCAGCCACTGCTCGACACGCTCAACAAGTACTTCGACGCCGGCTGCGTCGCCGCCGAGACCGCCCGCAGACTCTCACTGAGCGTCCGGGCGCTGACCTACCGCCTGGAACGCGTCCACACGCTGACGGGCGTCGATCCCACGGAGCCCGAACAGCGCTACATGCTGCAGACCGCGGTCATCGGCGCCCGCCTGCTCGACTGGCCGAGCAGGGCGCTGTGA
- a CDS encoding GOLPH3/VPS74 family protein, with the protein MTTAHDLTIVSLEARTEYPVERGDLSLALAGAELADLLEAGAVSLDGSVLRPVERPGSGDPMLDAAASEVGKEPDESVEDWLWRRGRGLAAEYVAAEGAEDTRRKRPRWMGRRDADRPAPADPETRRRATDRWASGDPVLVGLAAAVGIHHESADRVEDPEDDGIAAVLAAVNDAVVELAAIRQRRSIEDAAFDNIWRGL; encoded by the coding sequence ATGACCACAGCGCACGACCTGACGATCGTCTCACTGGAGGCGCGTACCGAGTATCCCGTCGAGCGCGGCGATCTCTCGCTGGCCCTCGCCGGAGCCGAACTGGCCGACCTGCTGGAAGCCGGCGCGGTGTCCCTGGACGGGTCCGTTCTCCGCCCGGTGGAGCGGCCGGGGTCCGGTGACCCCATGCTGGACGCGGCGGCGTCCGAGGTCGGGAAGGAACCGGACGAGTCGGTGGAGGACTGGCTGTGGCGCCGGGGGCGGGGACTGGCGGCCGAGTACGTCGCCGCCGAAGGGGCGGAGGACACCCGCCGCAAGCGGCCGCGCTGGATGGGGCGGCGCGACGCCGACCGGCCGGCCCCGGCCGATCCGGAGACACGCCGGCGGGCCACCGACCGCTGGGCCTCCGGCGACCCCGTGCTGGTGGGCCTCGCGGCCGCGGTCGGAATCCACCACGAGTCGGCCGACCGGGTCGAGGACCCCGAGGACGACGGGATCGCGGCCGTGCTCGCCGCGGTGAACGACGCCGTGGTGGAACTGGCCGCCATCAGGCAGCGCCGCAGCATCGAGGACGCCGCCTTCGACAACATCTGGCGCGGACTGTGA
- a CDS encoding endonuclease/exonuclease/phosphatase family protein → MAWVHGQEALVLRKGGSRWLACAVAGVCLLLLGPSAPDEGAPFTRALPVDAVTDVVPNRVMTWNLCNPCDASNVDRAAEIATYAPQVVGMQEACARDVEKIRDYLEVFYGLRYHVAYGSVLQNWSRCGGAPWNPGGFGQALLSAAPMTDRVEVEYPEGGSEDRGYMAVTTTVGGQSVRVFNTHLAQRRQEEYRDGQTRVLAKAVARHDRAIVLGDFNAVPDAPELRRLWALATDTDPACRPAPDAGCAPTTEWQSKFDYVFLRGLAPLRHRVQRSEYSDHYLLHTDVDPTRRMDEPGT, encoded by the coding sequence GTGGCGTGGGTCCACGGGCAGGAGGCGCTGGTGCTCAGGAAGGGCGGCTCGCGATGGCTCGCGTGCGCCGTGGCCGGGGTGTGTCTGCTGCTCCTGGGCCCGAGTGCGCCGGACGAGGGGGCTCCCTTCACCAGGGCACTGCCCGTCGACGCCGTCACGGACGTCGTGCCGAACCGGGTCATGACGTGGAACCTCTGCAACCCCTGCGACGCGAGCAACGTCGACCGCGCGGCGGAGATCGCGACGTACGCCCCCCAGGTCGTCGGCATGCAGGAAGCGTGCGCACGTGACGTCGAGAAGATCCGGGACTACCTGGAGGTCTTCTACGGCCTGCGCTACCACGTCGCGTACGGCTCGGTCCTGCAGAACTGGAGCCGCTGCGGGGGAGCGCCGTGGAACCCGGGCGGGTTCGGCCAGGCGCTCCTGTCGGCGGCGCCGATGACGGACCGCGTCGAGGTGGAGTATCCCGAGGGCGGTTCCGAGGACCGCGGGTACATGGCGGTCACCACCACTGTCGGCGGCCAGTCCGTCCGGGTCTTCAACACCCACCTCGCCCAGCGCCGCCAGGAGGAGTACCGCGACGGCCAGACCCGGGTACTGGCGAAGGCCGTCGCCCGGCACGACCGCGCCATAGTCCTCGGCGACTTCAACGCCGTACCGGACGCGCCCGAACTCCGCCGCCTATGGGCCCTGGCCACGGACACGGACCCCGCGTGCCGTCCGGCACCGGACGCGGGCTGCGCCCCCACCACCGAATGGCAGAGCAAGTTCGACTACGTCTTCCTGCGCGGCCTGGCACCGCTGCGGCACCGGGTACAGCGGAGCGAGTACTCGGACCACTACCTGCTCCACACCGACGTGGACCCCACGCGGCGGATGGACGAGCCGGGGACTTGA
- a CDS encoding NAD(+)/NADH kinase, producing the protein MTVERVGLVVHGGREGAAAAARDVRQWCHENAVGCADIDVWSGEGRRSAREEVEAAGDPDLVVTLGGDGTFLRGARLAAENDALILGVDLGRVGFLTEVPAPAVRAALDAVRDGGVDPENRMLLTLRASRPLEIPSEMEALLRYGRGPLLPPPRVRTDCESGGEWGIALHVTALNDVVLEKLSRDRQISVGVYVSGRLLASYSADALLVATPTGSTAYSFAAGGPVVSPRAEALVFTAVAPHMTFDRSVVTAPDEPVGLRILERSGQAAVSIDGQLRGVLDPGDWLGVYAAPRRLRAVRLGPMDFYGRLRERMRLTDAPAAVADGTPAPLWPVSTPPPGDLAHLAMPLPVAGGTTAEDVSPGGA; encoded by the coding sequence GTGACGGTCGAGCGGGTCGGACTCGTGGTGCACGGTGGCCGCGAGGGCGCGGCGGCGGCGGCGCGGGACGTCCGGCAGTGGTGCCACGAGAACGCGGTCGGATGTGCCGACATCGACGTGTGGAGCGGCGAGGGCCGGCGCAGCGCCCGGGAGGAGGTCGAGGCGGCCGGCGACCCGGACCTCGTCGTCACCCTGGGTGGCGACGGCACCTTCCTGCGCGGTGCCCGGCTGGCGGCCGAGAACGACGCGCTGATCCTGGGCGTGGACCTGGGCCGGGTCGGGTTCCTGACCGAGGTCCCGGCACCGGCGGTGCGCGCCGCCCTCGACGCCGTCCGGGACGGTGGTGTGGACCCGGAGAACCGCATGCTGCTCACCCTCAGGGCCTCCCGTCCGCTGGAGATCCCGTCGGAGATGGAGGCCCTGCTGCGGTACGGGCGGGGCCCGTTGCTGCCGCCGCCGCGCGTGCGCACGGACTGCGAGAGCGGTGGTGAGTGGGGCATCGCGCTGCACGTCACCGCCCTCAACGACGTCGTACTGGAGAAGCTGTCCCGGGACCGGCAGATCTCCGTCGGGGTCTACGTCTCCGGCCGCCTCCTGGCCTCGTACTCCGCCGACGCCCTGCTGGTCGCCACCCCGACGGGCTCCACCGCCTACAGCTTCGCGGCGGGCGGCCCGGTGGTCTCCCCCCGGGCCGAGGCGCTCGTCTTCACCGCGGTGGCCCCGCACATGACCTTCGACCGCTCGGTGGTCACCGCGCCCGACGAACCCGTCGGGCTGCGCATCCTCGAACGGTCCGGACAGGCCGCCGTGAGCATCGACGGACAACTGCGCGGCGTCCTCGACCCCGGGGACTGGCTCGGCGTCTACGCCGCGCCCCGCCGACTGCGGGCGGTGCGGCTCGGGCCCATGGACTTCTACGGACGGCTGCGCGAACGCATGCGGCTGACCGACGCCCCCGCGGCGGTCGCCGACGGCACCCCCGCGCCCCTGTGGCCGGTGAGCACGCCCCCGCCCGGGGACCTCGCCCACCTGGCGATGCCCCTGCCGGTGGCCGGCGGGACCACGGCCGAGGATGTCTCGCCGGGCGGCGCGTGA
- a CDS encoding family 2 encapsulin nanocompartment cargo protein terpene cyclase has product MSTSTNGTAAFSLPGPPNPARSMRARREKTIPGLKHRPVAPADPDKSAEIDERLEAWARALDLFPPEWSGDFSQFQFGRAVALQHPEAVDMERLTVAGKLLLAENIVDSCYCEEDEGRGGARRGLGGRLIIAQSALDPFHSTPEAENDWRQGVQADGPLRSYHWALKDYAALATPSQTTRLVHDLARLHLGYLAEASWSETRHRPRVWEYLVMRQFNNFRPCLSIVDAVDGYELPEAVYARPEVQRITVLACNATTIVNDLYSFTKELASDPEHLNLPQVVAANDRCGLKAAYLRSVDIHNQIMEAFETESALLSTTSPLVERYARGLADWVSGNHEWHASNSDRYSLPDYW; this is encoded by the coding sequence ATGAGCACCTCCACCAACGGCACGGCCGCGTTCTCACTGCCCGGCCCGCCGAACCCCGCCCGGTCCATGCGGGCCCGGCGCGAGAAGACCATCCCCGGCCTGAAGCACCGGCCCGTCGCCCCCGCCGACCCGGACAAGTCCGCCGAGATCGACGAGAGACTGGAGGCCTGGGCCCGCGCGCTCGACCTGTTCCCCCCGGAGTGGAGCGGGGACTTCTCCCAGTTCCAGTTCGGCCGTGCCGTGGCGCTGCAGCACCCCGAGGCGGTCGACATGGAACGGCTCACCGTCGCCGGCAAGCTGCTGCTGGCGGAGAACATCGTCGACAGCTGCTACTGCGAGGAGGACGAGGGCCGGGGCGGCGCGCGACGCGGCCTCGGCGGCCGGCTGATCATCGCCCAGTCCGCCCTCGACCCCTTCCACTCCACTCCCGAAGCCGAGAACGACTGGCGCCAGGGCGTCCAGGCCGACGGTCCGCTGCGGTCGTACCACTGGGCCCTCAAGGACTACGCGGCCCTCGCCACGCCCAGCCAGACGACCAGGCTCGTGCACGACCTCGCCCGGCTGCACCTCGGGTACCTGGCGGAAGCCTCCTGGTCGGAGACGCGTCACCGGCCGCGCGTCTGGGAGTACCTGGTGATGCGGCAGTTCAACAACTTCCGGCCCTGTCTGTCCATCGTCGACGCGGTGGACGGTTACGAACTGCCCGAAGCCGTCTACGCCCGCCCCGAGGTACAGCGGATCACCGTCCTCGCCTGCAACGCCACCACCATCGTCAACGACCTGTACTCGTTCACCAAGGAACTGGCGAGCGACCCGGAGCATCTGAACCTGCCCCAGGTGGTCGCCGCCAACGACCGGTGCGGTCTGAAGGCCGCCTATCTCCGCAGCGTCGACATCCACAACCAGATCATGGAAGCGTTCGAAACGGAGTCCGCCCTGCTGTCCACCACCTCGCCCCTCGTCGAGCGATACGCCCGCGGCCTGGCCGACTGGGTGTCGGGCAACCACGAGTGGCACGCGAGCAACAGCGACCGATACAGCCTGCCCGACTACTGGTGA